In the genome of Scyliorhinus torazame isolate Kashiwa2021f chromosome 27, sScyTor2.1, whole genome shotgun sequence, one region contains:
- the LOC140403343 gene encoding uncharacterized protein — MMMKVVLCMGWLMIQMPSLSLLVKMPKKVRTGRGPHSLPGTWKLFPLRTSLTHNNGKWSSETIRVQVQGGGILKQARRKRSASTNTVWEKAQTNAWWKWAAYTGKKNNDGKDCVICAADRPHTQVADIPWGSGDCWTMILKWKKEMCRPYSTIPRIYVHKNRTYKYDAIDCSANACDNLCKGTMPRCQVECILRAGAKHISSHVARQCPIWPKSAVDAVPEEWQVKPNLQVQDCYWREQDAGSNLGNYTGQCERIWDVSDIRGLLNPATANITGGMSPPPYVLEHQTNQLADLWWLCGPEKGLLATLPPDWHGLCARVMLAQSTVILPVESSITSRRAKRAYTLDPNVKLDAIGQPRGIPNEFKARNEIAAGFESIFFWISPNKNTEWINYIYYNQQRFINYSNDALAALGEQLDATSKMAWQNRQALDWLLAEKGGVCVMFGDQCCTFIPNNTSPEGSFTQAMNKLKNLATEMKDNAGFGQGVWSWLDRMFGKWGAWFAKAGAIAVTTIVILGLIFCCLLPVLRSFLSRIAARQMVTRVLSSSRSGRTTEEWGNLKSPPQSEFTMTLVEVESRHSMS; from the coding sequence ATGATGATGAAAGTAGTCCTGTGCATGGGCTGGCTGATGATACAAATGCCCAGCCTGAGCCTGTTAGTCAAGATGCCGAAGAAGGTGAGAACAGGGAGGGGCCCTCATTCCCTACCTGGGACTTGGAAACTATTTCCTTTGAGGACTTCCTTGACCCATAACAATGGAAAGTGGAGTTCAGAGACCATAAGGGTGCAGGTTCAGGGAGGTGGAATATTAAAACAAGCCAGACGAAAACGGTCAGCAAGCACAAATACTGTATGGGAGAAAGCACAGACAAACGCTTGGTGGAAATGGGCTGCATATACTGGTAAGAAAAATAATGATGGGAAAGATTGTGTGATATGTGCGGCGGACAGACCACACACCCAGGTAGCTGATATACCGTGGGGATCAGGAGACTGTTGGACCATGATATTAAAATGGAAAAAAGAAATGTGTCGCCCATATAGCACTATCCCACGCATCTATGTACACAAGAATCGAACTTACAAGTATGACGCAATAGACTGTTCAGCTAATGCATGTGATAACCTTTGTAAGGGGACAATGCCGAGATGTCAAGTCGAATGTATCCTACGTGCTGGGGCAAAGCATATCTCCTCCCATGTGGCCCGCCAGTGTCCAATATGGCCAAAATCGGCTGTGGATGCGGTCCCGGAGGAATGGCAGGTAAAACCCAACTTACAAGTCCAAGATTGCTATTGGAGGGAACAAGACGCGGGAAGTAATTTGGGAAATTACACAGGACAGTGTGAAAGGATTTGGGACGTTTCTGACATCCGTGGTCTGCTCAACCCTGCTACTGCCAACATAACAGGGGGAATGTCACCCCCTCCCTATGTATTAGAACATCAAACAAATCAACTGGCCGATCTCTGGTGGCTTTGTGGCCCGGAAAAAGGGCTGCTGGCTACGTTACCACCGGATTGGCATGGCCTGTGTGCTCGAGTAATGCTGGCCCAGAGCACTGTGATACTACCGGTGGAAAGCAGCATTACATCACGTAGAGCTAAGAGAGCATATACCCTTGACCCTAACGTAAAACTGGATGCAATTGGCCAACCCCGAGGTATCCCGAATGAGTTTAAAGCTAGGAATGAAATAGCCGCTGGGTTTGAATCCATCTTTTTCTGGATATCACCCAACAAGAATACTGAGTGGATCAATTACATTTATTATAATCAGCAGAGGTTTATTAATTATTCGAATGATGCCCTGGCTGCTTTGGGGGAGCAGTTGGATGCAACCAGCAAAATGGCATGGCAAAATCGACAGGCATTAGATTGGCTtctagctgaaaaaggaggtgtgtgtgttatgtttgggGATCAGTGTTGCACATTTATCCCTAATAACACTAGTCCAGAGGGGTCTTTTACACAAGCCATGAATAAGTTAAAGAATCTTGCGACAGAGATGAAAGATAATGCTGGATTTGGACAGGGGGTATGGAGTTGGTTGGATAGAATGTTCGGAAAATGGGGGGCATGGTTTGCCAAGGCCGGAGCTATAGCAGTCACAACAATAGTCATTTTGGGATTAATATTTTGTTGTCTCCTACCCGTCCTGAGATCCTTCCTTTCCAGGATAGCGGCACGGCAGATGGTGACTCGGGTGCTCAGCAGTTCGCGTTCAGGACGAACAACAGAAGAATGGGGAAACCTTAAGTCGCCCCCTCAAAGTGAATTTACCATGACCTTGGTTGAAGTTGAATCTCGTCACTCTATGAGCTAA